One genomic region from Electrophorus electricus isolate fEleEle1 chromosome 25, fEleEle1.pri, whole genome shotgun sequence encodes:
- the usp9 gene encoding ubiquitin specific peptidase 9 isoform X5, producing MTATTRGSPVGGNDSQDQGQAPDGQSQPPLPQNQTSSPTSSNENSPVSPPDEQGQGDCPPQLEEEEPAFPHTDLAKLDDMINRPRWVVPVLPKGELEVLLEAAIDLCKKGLDVKCEACQRFFRDGLTISFTKILTDEAVSGWKFEIHRCIINNTHRLVELCVAKLSQDWFPLLELLAMATNPHCKFHIYNGTRPSETVPAAGQLADDELFARPPDPRSPKGWLVDLINKFGTLNGFQILHDRFMSGQALNVQIIAALIKPFGQCYEFLTLHTVKKYFLPIIEMVPQFLENLTDEELKKEAKNEAKNDALSMIIKSLKNLASRVPGQEETVKNMEIFRLKMILRLLQISSFNGKMNALNEVNKVISSVSYYTHRHGNPEEPEWLTAERMAEWIQQNNILSIVLRDSLHQPQYVEKLEKILRFVIKEKALTLQDLDNIWAAQAGKHEAIVKNVHDLLAKLAWDFSPEQLDHLFDCFKESWTNASKKQREKLLELIRRLAEDDKDGVMAHKVLNLLWNLAHSDDVPVDIMDQALSAHIKILDYSCSQDRDTQKIQWIDRFIEELRSNDKWVIPALKQIREICSLFGEAPQNLSQTQRSPHVFYRHDLINQLQHNHALVTLVAENLSAYMENMRQFSKAEHTDFDPQTVRPGSRYSHVQEVQERLNFLRFLLKDGQLWLCAPQAKQIWKCLAENAVFLCDREACFKWYSKLMGDEPDLDPDINKDFFENNVLQLDPSLLTENGMKCFERFFKAVNCREGKLVAKRRVYMMDDLELIGLDYLWRVVIQGSDDIASRAIDLLKEIYTNLGPKLQANQVEIHEDFIQSCFDRLKASYDTLCVLDGDKDSINCARQEAIRMVRVLTVLREYITECDSDYHEERTILPMSRAFRGKHITLIVRFPNQGRQVDDLDIWSHTNDTIGSVRRCILNRIKANSAHTKIELFIGGDIIDPADDRKLIGQLNLKDKTLITAKLTQVSANMPSSPDSSSDSSTGSPGNHGNHYSDGPNPEVESCLPGVIMSLHLRYISFLWQVADLGCNLNMPLLRDGARVLMKLMPPDNTTVENLRAICLDHAKLGETSLSPTLDSRFFGPSPSQVLYLIEVVYALLMPASGTLGEDASDFQYNFLKSGGLPLVLSMLTRNNFLPNADMETRRGAYLNALKIAKLLLTAVGFGHVKSVAEACQPVAEGSIPVSPINQATHDQALVLQSALQNIPNPTAECMLRNVAIRLAQQISDESFFQASKYIPDICVIRAVQKIVWASGCGTIQLVFSSNEEISKIYEKTNAGNEPDAEDEQVCCEALEVMTLCFALTPTALDALSKEKAWQTFIIDLLLHCQSKSVRQMAQEQFFLMATRCCMGHRPLLFFITLLFTVLGSTAKERAKHAGHYFTLLRHLLNYAYNSNINLPNAEVLLNNEIDWLKRVKDEVKRTGETGMEETILEGHIGVTKELLAFQTPEKKYYIGCEKGGANLIKELIDDFLFPASNVYLQYVKSGEFPPEQAIPVCSSPATITAGFELLVALAVGCVRNLKQIVDTLTDMYYSGCEALTEWEYLPPVGPRPNKGFVGLKNAGATCYMNSVIQQLYMIPPIRNGILAIEGTGSDVDDDMSGDEKQDNESNVDPRDEVFSYHHQFDDKPSLNKSEDRKEYNIGVLRHLQVIFGHLASSRLQYYVPRGFWKQFRLWGEPVNLREQHDALEFFNSLVDSLDEALKALGHPAMLSKVLGGSFADQKICQGCPHRYECEESFTTLNVDIRNHQNLLDSMEQYVKGDLLEGANAYHCEKCNKKVDTVKRLLIKKLPPVLAIQLKRFDYDWERECAIKFNDYFEFPRELDMEPYTVAGVAKLEGSDVHPENQQVIQQNELSEVEVSCSSRYRLVGVLVHSGQASGGHYYSYIIQRNGGSSSSEGERNRWYKFDDGDVTECKMDDDEEMKNQCFGGEYMGEVFDHMMKRMSYRRQKRWWNAYILFYERMDSPDRDNELVKCISELAVSSKPHQVKMPSAIECSVRKQNVQFMHSRMQYSLEYFQFIKKLLTCNSVYLSPPPGQDHLLPEAEEMAMISIQLAARFLFSTGFHTKKVVRGPASDWYDALCVLLRHSKNVRCWFAQNALFAYANRFSEYLLECPSAEVRGAFSKLIVFIAHFSLQDGPYPSPVASPGPSSQGCDNLSLSDHLFRAVLNLLRREVSEHGRHLQQYFNLFVMYANLGLAEKTQLLKLGVPATFMLVALDEGPGPPIKYQYAELGKLYTVVSQLVRCCDVASRMQSSINGNPPLSNPYGDPSLTQSIMPLQQLVAEILFVRTSYVKKIIEDCSSSEETIKLLRFCCWENPQFSSTVLSELLWQVAYSYTYELRPYLDLLLQILLIEDSWQTHRIHNVLKGIPDDRDGLFDTIQRSKNHYQKRAYQCIKCMVALFSNCSVAYQILQSNGDLKRKWTWAVEWLGDELERRPYTGNAQYTYNNWSPPVQSNETSNGYFLERSHSARMTLAKACELCPEECHLTKHEVVSEEDAGRKPSSPQQLLPREVAGEQQHTEPDDQEAPDDQDSSPPEDTSLYPHSPGTQYQQQNNLPHGQPYTGPAAQHMNNPQRAGPRAQENWEPPEEVLPAQPKD from the exons ATGACTGCCACGACCCGTGGCTCCCCCGTGGGAGGGAATGACAGCCAGGACCAGGGCCAAGCTCCGGACGGCCAGTCCCAGCCACCGCTGCCCCAAAACCAG ACCTCGTCTCCCACCTCGTCCAATGAGAACTCTCCGGTAAGCCCTCCAGATGAGCAGGGCCAGGGGGACTGCCCAccccagctggaggaggaggagcctgcTTTTCCCCACACAGACCTGGCCAAGCTGGATGACATGATCAACAG ACCCCGCTGGGTTGTTCCAGTTTTGCCAAAGGGTGAATTAGAAGTTCTTCTTGAAGCTGCTATAGATCTttgtaaaaaag GACTTGATGTCAAGTGTGAAGCCTGCCAGAGGTTCTTCCGTGATGGTTTGACAATATCCTTCACGAAAATCCTGACTGACGAGGCTGTGAGTGGCTGGAAATTCGAGATCCAT AGGTGCATAATCAATAACACCCATCGTCTGGTAGAGTTGTGTGTGGCCAAACTCTCTCAGGACTGGTTCCCTCTTCTCGAGCTCTTGGCTATGGCCACCAACCCCCACTGTAAGTTTCATATTTACAATGGTACACGGCCTTCAGAGACAGTGCCTGCTGCGGGGCAGCTTGCAGACGACGAGCTCTTTGCCCGCCCACCTGACCCTCGCTCTCCAAAg GGCTGGTTGGTGGATTTAATAAACAAGTTTGGCACATTAAACGGGTTTCAAATTCTGCATGATCGATTCATGAGCGGTCAAGCTCTGAATGTTCAGATCATCGCTGCACTCATAAA gcCTTTTGGGCAGTGCTACGAGTTTCTCACTTTGCACACGGTGAAGAAGTACTTCCTTCCTATTATAGAAATGGTTCCCCAGTTTCTAGAAAATCTCACAGATGAGGagttaaaaaaagaagccaAGAATGAAGCCAAAAATGATGCTCTGTCTATGATAATCAAATCATTAAAGAACCTGGCTTCACGAGTACCTGGCCAAGAGGAAACGGTGAAGAACATGGAAATTTTTAGGTTAAAAATGATTCTTAG GTTATTACAAATTTCTTCTTTTAATGGCAAAATGAATGCACTAAATGAAGTAAATAAGGTGATATCGAGTGTCTCTTACTACACACACCGTCATGGCAACCCAGAGGAGCCAGAGTGGCTCACAGCTGAGCGCATGGCA GAGTGGATTCAGCAGAACAACATTCTGTCCATTGTACTGCGGGACAGCCTTCATCAGCCACAATATGTGGAGAAACTAGAGAAGATCCTGCGCTTTGTCATCAAGGAGAAGGCCCTTACACTTCAGGACCTGGACAACATCTGGGCTGCCcag GCTGGAAAGCATGAAGCAATTGTTAAGAACGTTCATGATCTCCTTGCAAAGTTGGCATGGGACTTTTCACCTGAACAGTTGGACCATCTCTTCGACTGTTTTAaa GAAAGTTGGACTAATGCAAGTAAAAAACAACGGGAAAAGTTGCTGGAGCTGATTCGCAGGCTGGCAGAGGACGATAAGGATGGCGTGATGGCTCACAAGGTGCTCAATCTGCTGTGGAACTTGGCCCACAGTGACGATGTACCAGTGGACATCATGGATCAGGCCCTCAGTGCTCATATCAAGATCCTGGACTATAGCTGCTCCCAG gacagagacacacagaaaatcCAGTGGATAGATCGCTTCATTGAAGAGTTGCGATCTAATGATAAATGGGTAATTCCTGCACTGAAGCAAATTCGAGAGATCTGCAGTCTGTTTGGAGAGGCTCCTCAAAATCTCAG TCAAACACAGAGGAGTCCACATGTTTTTTATCGGCATGACCTTATAAACCAACTACAGCACAATCATGCACTGGTCACTCTAGTGGCTGAGAACCTGTCAGCATACATGGAGAACATGAGGCAGTTCTCCAAAG CAGAGCACACAGACTTCGACCCACAGACGGTCAGGCCTGGAAGCAGATACAGTCACGTGCAGGAAGTTCAGGAACGTCTCAACTTTTTGAG GTTCCTGCTGAAGGATGGGCAGCTGTGGCTGTGTGCTCCTCAGGCCAAGCAGATCTGGAAGTGTCTGGCGGAGAATGCCGTGTTCCTGTGTGATCGGGAGGCCTGCTTCAAATGGTACTCCAAGCTGATGGGGGACGAGCCGGACCTTGACCCCGACATCAACAAGGACTTCTTCGAGAACAACGTGCTGCAGTTGGACCCATCGCTGCTGACGGAGAATggcatgaagtgcttcgagcgATTCTTTAAGGCAGTCAACTGCAGGGAGGGCAAGCTGGTGGCCAAGCGGCGGGTGTACATGATGGACGACCTGGAGCTGATTGGTCTGGATTACCTGTGGAGG gTTGTGATCCAAGGAAGTGATGACATTGCTAGTCGAGCGATTGACTTGCTTAAAGAGATTTACACAAACCTTGGACCAAAATTACAAGCCAATCAG GTAGAGATCCATGAGGATTTTATCCAGTCTTGCTTTGACCGGCTGAAAGCCTCCTACGACACGCTATGTGTGCTGGATGGGGATAAAGACAGCATTAACTGTGCCAGGCAGGAGGCCATCCGCATGGTGAGGGTTCTGACTGTGCTCAGGGAGTACATCACCGAGTGTGACAGTGACTACCATGAGGAGAGGACCATCCTGCCCATGTCCAG aGCATTTCGGGGGAAGCACATCACCCTGATTGTGCGTTTCCCCAACCAAGGGCGACAGGTGGATGACCTGGACATCTGGTCCCACACCAACGACACGATCGGCTCTGTTCGACGCTGTATTCTCAATCGAATAAAAGCTAACAGTGCGCACACGAAGATTGAGCTCTTTATTGGCGGCGACATAATCGACCCTGCCGATGACAGGAAGTTGATTGGGCAGCTTAATCTTAAAGACAAAACA CTCATTACAGCCAAGCTTACCCAGGTCAGCGCCAACATGCCTTCAAGCCCAGACAGCTCCTCAGACTCTTCCACAGGCTCCCCAGgcaaccatggcaaccactATAGTGATGGGCCAAACCCTGAAGTGGAAAGCTGTCTTCCTGGAGTG aTAATGTCACTGCATTTGCGCTACATCTCTTTCTTGTGGCAAGTAGCAGATCTGGGCTGTAACCTCAACATGCCACTCCTGCGAGACGGCGCACGGGTCCTTATGAAGCTCATGCCTCCTG ATAACACTACCGTGGAAAACCTGCGAGCTATCTGCCTGGATCATGCCAAGCTGGGAGAAACCAGCCTCAGCCCGACCCTCGACTCGCGCTTCTTTGGTCCTTCACCTTCCCAAGTGCTGTACTTGATCGAG GTGGTCTACGCCTTGCTGATGCCGGCTAGTGGCACACTGGGGGAGGATGCCAGTGACTTCCAGTACAACTTCTTGAAGAGTGGTGGCCTGCCACTGGTCTTGAGCATGCTCACCCGAAATAATTTCCTCCCAAATGCTGACATGGAGACGCGGCGTGGAGCCTATCTGAACGCACTAAAAATAGCCAAGCTTTTGCTGACCGCGGTGGGCTTTGGTCACGTGAAGTCTGTGGCAGAGGCCTGTCAGCCTGTAGCGGAAGGGTCCATCCCTGTGTCCCCC ataAACCAGGCCACTCATGACCAGGCGCTGGTGCTCCAGAGTGCCCTGCAGAACATCCCCAACCCCACAGCTGAGTGCATGCTCCGCAACGTGGCCATCCGCCTTGCCCAGCAGATCTCTGATGAG AGCTTTTTCCAGGCATCTAAGTACATCCCAGACATCTGTGTCATCAGAGCCGTCCAGAAGATCGTCTGGGCCTCTGGCTGTGGGACTATTCAGCTTGTCTTTAGTTCCAATGAGGAGATCAGCAAGATCTACGAGAAG ACTAATGCAGGAAATGAGCCAGATGCAGAGGACGAGCAGGTGTGCTGTGAGGCTTTGGAGGTCATGACCCTGTGTTTCGCCCTCACCCCCACTGCACTCGATGCACTTAGCAAAGAGAAGGCCTGGCAGACGTTCATCATTGACCTGCTGCTGCACTGCCAGAGCAA GTCTGTTCGTCAAATGGCCCAAGAACAGTTTTTTCTCATGGCCACGAGGTGTTGTATGGGACACAGGCCACTCCTGTTCTTCATCACCCTCCTCTTCACAGTTTTAGGT AGCACTGCAAAAGAGCGAGCCAAGCACGCGGGGCATTACTTCACCCTCTTGAGGCACTTGCTCAACTATGCATATAACAGCAACATCAACCTCCCCAATGCAGAAGTTCTTCTCAACAATGAGATTGATTGGTTGAAAAGAGTTAAG GACGAGGTAAAGAGAACTGGGGAAACCGGGATGGAAGAAACCATTTTGGAGGGCCATATTGGCGTCACAAAAGAGCTGCTGGCTTTCCAGACCCCAGAAAAGAAGTACTATATAGGTTGTGAGAAGGGAGGAGCCAACCTTATCAAA GAGCTGATAGATGACTTTCTCTTCCCGGCCTCTAACGTGTACCTGCAGTACGTAAAGAGTGGGGAGTTCCCTCCTGAGCAGGCCATACCTGTCTGCAGCAGCCCTGCCACCATCACGGCCGGCTTTGAGCTCCTGGTCGCACTTGCTGTCGGATGTGTGCGCAATCTCAAACAGATTGTTGACACACTAACTGACATGTACTACTCAG GTTGCGAGGCACTTACAGAATGGGAGTATTTACCACCAGTGGGCCCAAGGCCCAATAAGGGCTTTGTGGGACTGAAGAACGCAGGGGCCACCTGCTACATGAACTCAGTGATCCAGCAGCTGTACATGATCCCACCCATCCGAAACGGCATCCTTGCTATCGAGGGCACGGGCAGCGACGTGGACGACGACATGTCTGGGGATGAGAAGCAAGATAATGAG AGCAATGTAGACCCTCGGGATGAGGTGTTCAGCTATCACCATCAGTTTGATGACAAGCCATCGCTTAATAagtcagaggacaggaaggagTACAACATCGGCGTTCTACGTCACCTTCAGGTGATTTTTGGGCACCTTGCTTCTTCCAGACTGCAGTACTATGTTCCGAGAGGCTTCTGGAAACAGTTCAG ATTATGGGGTGAGCCGGTGAATCTGAGAGAACAGCACGATGCCCTGGAGTTCTTCAATTCGCTTGTAGATAGTTTAGATGAGGCGTTGAAAGCTCTGGGCCATCCTGCCATGCTCAGCAAAGTTCTGGGAGGTTCCTTTGCTGACCAGAAAATCTGTCAGGGGTGTCCTCACAG ATATGAATGTGAGGAATCCTTCACAACACTGAATGTAGATATCAGAAACCACCAGAATCTACTCGACTCCATGGAACAGTATGTAAAGGGAGACTTGCTAGAGGGTGCTAATGCCTATCACTGTGAAAAATGCAACAAGAAG GTGGACACAGTAAAGCGTTTGCTCATTAAGAAACTGCCTCCAGTCCTGGCCATCCAGTTGAAGCGATTCGATTACGACTGGGAGAGGGAGTGCGCCATTAAGTTCAATGACTACTTTGAATTTCCCCGGGAGCTGGACATGGAGCCCTATACAGTAGCAGGTGTAGCCAAGCTGGAGGGCTCAGACGTTCACCCGGAGAATCAG CAGGTGATCCAGCAGAATGAGCTGTCGGAGGTGGAGGTGTCCTGCAGCTCTCGCTACAGGCTGGTGGGGGTGCTGGTGCACTCGGGCCAGGCCAGCGGGGGTCACTACTACTCCTACATCATCCAGCGGAACGGCGGCAGCTCCAGCAGCGAGGGCGAGCGCAACCGCTGGTACAAGTTTGACGACGGCGACGTCACCGAGTGTAAGATGGATGACGAtgaggagatgaagaaccagtgCTTCGGCGGCGAGTACATGGGCGAGGTGTTTGACCACATGATGAAGCGCATGTCGTACCGGCGGCAGAAGCGCTGGTGGAACGCCTACATCCTGTTCTACGAGCGCATGGACTCACCGGACAGGGACAATGAGCTGGTGAAGTGCATCTCAGAGCTGGCGGTGAGCAGCAAGCCGCACCAGGTCAAGATGCCGTCGGCTATCGAGTGCAGCGTGCGCAAGCAGAACGTGCAGTTCATGCACAGCCGCATGCAGTACAGCCTGGAGTACTTCCAGTTCATCAAGAAGCTCCTGACCTGCAACAGCGTCTACCTGAGCCCACCGCCAG GCCAAGACCATCTTTTGCCAGAAGCAGAAGAAATGGCTATGATTAGCATTCAGCTCGCTGCTCGCTTCCTCTTCAGCACTGGATTCCACACCAAGAAAGTAGTCCGTGGTCCTGCTAGTGATTG GTATGATGCCCTTTGCGTCCTGCTCCGACATAGCAAGAATGTACGCTGCTGGTTTGCACAAAATGCCCTGTTTGCCTACGCAAACCGCTTCTCGGAGTACCTACTCGAGTGCCCCAGTGCTGAGGTCCGAGGTGCATTCTCCAAACTCATAGTATTTATTGCACATTTCTCCTTGCAAGATGGACCCTATCCGTCACCAGTTGCCTCGCCAGGACCGTCCAGTCAG GGCTGTGATAATCTGAGCCTAAGTGACCACTTGTTCCGTGCTGTGCTCAACCTGTTACGGAGAGAGGTGTCTGAGCATGGCCGCCACCTTCAGCAATACTTCAACCTCTTCGTCATGTATGCTAACCTAG GCTTGGCTGAGAAGACGCAACTGTTGAAACTTGGCGTGCCAGCCACCTTCATGCTAGTGGCTCTGGACGAGGGCCCAGGCCCACCCATTAAGTACCAGTATGCTGAGCTGGGGAAGTTGTATACGGTAGTGTCTCAGTTAGTGCGCTGCTGCGATGTCGCGTCCCGCATGCAGTCTTCAATCAACG GTAACCCTCCACTTTCGAACCCATACGGCGATCCCAGCCTGACCCAGTCCATCATGCCACTGCAGCAGTTGGTGGCTGAGATCCTGTTTGTGCGCACCAGCTACGTGAAGAAGATCATCGAGGACTGCAGCAGCTCTGAGGAGACCATCAAACTGCTACGCTTCTGCTGCTGGGAGAACCCCCAATTCTCCTCCACCGTGctcagtgagctgctgtggcAG GTTGCATATTCCTACACATATGAGCTCAGGCCTTATCTGGACCTGCTGCTGCAGATCTTGCTCATTGAGGACTCCTGGCAGACGCACAG GATCCATAATGTACTGAAGGGAATCCCAGATGACCGTGATGGATTATTTGACACCATCCAGCGCTCTAAAAACCACTACCAGAAGAGGGCGTACCAGTGCATCAAATGCATGGTGGCTCTGTTCAGTAATTGTTCAGTGGCTTATCAGATTCTACAG AGTAACGGGGACCTAAAGAGGAAGTGGACGTGGGCCGTGGAATGGCTCGGTGATGAGCTGGAGCGCCGGCCCTACACCGGGAATGCCCAGTACACCTACAACAACTGGTCACCTCCTGTCCAGAGTAATGAGACCTCCAACGGATACTTCCTTGAGCGTTCCCACAGTGCGCGCATGACCTTGGCCAAGGCCTGTGAGCTGTGCCCGGAGGAG TGTCACTTAACGAAGCACGAGGTGGTGTCTGAAGAGGACGCAGGCCGGAAACCGTCCTCGCCACAGCAGCTTTTGCCAAGGGAAGTGGCAGGCGAGCAGCAGCACACT GAGCCAGATGATCAAGAGGCCCCTGATGATCAGGACTCTTCTCCACCTGAGGATACCTCTCTGTACCCCCACTCTCCAGGGACCCAATATCAGCAG CAGAACAACCTCCCGCACGGTCAACCATACACGGGTCCAGCGGCCCAGCACATGAACAATCCCCAGCGTGCAGGCCCACGAGCACAAGAGAACTGGGAGCCCCCTGAAGAGGTGCTTCCCGCCCAGCCGAAAGACTAG